The genomic stretch ATCTGTTTCCGGTATTCTGTCGGTGTGAGATTCGTATACTTTCTGAATTTCGTATAAAAATAATCTACGTTGCGGTACCCAACCTTCTCTGCGATGTCATAAACCTTCATGTTATTCTGCTTCAACAATTTAATGGAATTCTGCACCCGAACATAATCCACATAATAATTAAAGCTTTTACCGGTTTTTTCGTGAAACAGTTTTCCCAGATAGCAGCTGTTATACCCGAATAGACAGGCTATACTTTCCAGTTTGATATTTTCCTTGTAATTGTGTTCGATATAATAGATTACACTGTCTATCACACTGTCATTGCCGGAAACACCCACTGTATTCATAATAATTTCAAATTCCTCGGTAAAAAAAGCAAGAATTTCATAAAGATAATTCCTGGTGGTTATAAAATTGATAATCTGGGTATTGGTAGGAAAAGGAATTTTGCTGCCGGCATACAAATTATTAATCTTGTCCTTGATCTGCAAAAAAAGGTCCGATAAAGACAGCTTGATATCCGGTATATTAATTTCACACCTATTCAGCTTCTTTTCCAGCTCGTGGAGTGTTTCCACCAACAGATTACGGTTGTGGGTCTGTATATAATTTACCAGCAGATGAAAAAAACTGTTTATCATTTCATGGTCGAAAGGAAGCTTTTCATTGTTATCTTCTTCTGTATCAGGAGGTCCTATGGTATGCTGGTCCTGGACACAGAAAAAACGCCTCTGCATTAAAAATAAAGCATCCAGATAGGAGGTGCGTATCTCCGTGACTTCTGAGACAGTTCTTCCGTAAGAAATAAACAAGGTATCTAAAGGTGAACCTTTCTGTGGTTTGAGATCATATTCATATTTCTCAATAAATCGTTTGAACTGTCCAATGGCGAATTCTCCTTTCAGAATAATGACCTGATTCTCCTTAATCGTAATACTTTCAAGTGAATTGCTATCCTGATTGGTGACTCTTAATATTTCAGAGAAATTATAGGAAGTATCTGCTATATTGTGGCTGTACTTCTCATATATCAGTACCTGGAAGATATTTTCTGTCATATGCAGGTCCGCCAAATTAATCCTGGAGATATCCGCCTCACCGTTAATAAGATCCCTTAAAATAGCAATTTTTGCTTTCTCACGGTAATGGCTTACCGTCCTTTTCTCCCAGGCTTCTTCCTGCAGCTCATGGGATATGGAGTTCAAGGCTGCTTCCAGCTCCAGCTCATTCAATGGTTTGTTCAGATAAAATTTAACATCATATCTTATAGCTTCCTGCGCATAGGCGAAATCAGAGAACCCGCTTAAGATAATTATCTTTCCTTTATAATTGCCCGCTCTGGCCTTTTGAATAACCTCCAGTCCATCCATAAGCGGCATCCTTATATCCATCAGTACAACGTCCGGGTTTTGGTTTACCAGGAAGGAAAGTGCTTCTTCTCCATCGGAAGCTTCTCCCGTAATATTGTAACCAAGCCTTTCCCAGTTGACTACTTTCTTTAATCCACGTCTGATGATTGCTTCATCATCTGCTATCAGAACTGTGTACATAAAACACCCCCATAAATTCCAGCATACCTTTAATTATCAATAGCTTCTCTTGCCTGTTTCTGCTCTTCTGTATTCCGCAGATCAATATTTAAAACCTTTTCATACCCCAGTCCCATGGCAATGTCCGTCATTTCCTTTATCAGCCGGGTAAATTCCTCTTCATCTTTCGCAAACACTGACTTCCAGGAGTATTCTACAATAGTTGAACGAATCTGAGCCCGGATAGTAGTGATATCCGGATCCTCCGCTGGTACAGCATAACCGCTGCCTACGGATATCACGGCCTGTTTATTTTTATAGAAATACTCTGTTGCATTCTTAGCCCCCATATGGGTCTGCCAGTCCCTTTCCATATCCGTAAGGTTCAAGGATATATAGTTATCCCACATCAGATAGTTGTAAGGATAACCGGTCTCAGGGTTAATCTCACCATCTGATACAGCTTTGAAATTCAGTCTTTCAATACCGTCAAGATAGGTTCCTCCGCCATACTCCTCGGGCATCAGGGTCTTATCACCATTGGTCAGGCATTTATAGCCAAAATCCGTAAGTACCGGTTTACCGTCTGCTACTTCCCACATCAGCCCCTTTATACCGGACAAACTGCCTGAATAAGCTACTGTGAGACCTTCCGGTGAATAGAGCCAGTCGATAAAATCCATTAGCCGTTCCGGATCTTTTGCCTTACTGCCGATCATTATGGAATTATAGGGATTTCCTTTGGTATAACAACCCCAGTCATACAGCTGGAAATCCTCAACAGCCGCTGTGTTAAAAGCTTTGCCGGAGGAGGTATGATCTGCTGTATTGTATCCGGAGGACTGCCAGGGCCAGGGTGACCACAGTACTGCACCATCCTTATATTTCTCTGATAAAGCGTCAAAATTCTGAGTAGTAGATTCCGGATCCAACAGTCCCATCTGATTTGCCTGGAAAAAGAATTTAAGACCCCTGATATACAGAGAATCCTCCGCCAAAGCACTTTGAGGTTCCTCGGAATCATCTGCTTTTGCATAGGCATAACCAATGGGTGCATAGCCATACATGTAAGGTATCTGATTGGCTGCCCCCAGATATTCACTGTCCCAATCCTTAAACAGGGAAAAGGCATAGATTTTTTTACCGGAATCACTGACTCCTGCAATGTCCTGCATCTCTTTCATCACTGGCAGCAGATCCTCCAGAGTCTTCATTTTCGGATAACCCAGCTGTTTATACAGATCCCATCGGATATAAGTTCCAAAATTTAAAACCGTACCTCCCAGATTCGTATCAGCAGGCCTTTCTGATATTTCCGAAGGGATTGTCCAAATCCCTTCCTCTTTTGCAAGTGTTTTGTTGGTATATTCAATCGCTGCCTGGTATTTGGACAGATTCTTTTTTCCCTCCATGAAGTCCGTCATATCAATTATGAGTCCGGCCGTAACAAGATCCTGAAGCTTTCCGCCGGCTGCTGAAGTAAGGATAAGATCGCCCAAATTCCCGGCTGCACTGCGGGTCTGAAGCAGGGTTTCACCGCCTCCTGCAACATTTGGTGCAATAATGTTAAGTTCCATGTTAAATTTATCTTTGATAATTTTTGCAAGCCAGCCCGATTGTATTCCCTGATAATTGGATTGGGAATCAAAAACATCCACTGTTATGAATTCTTTGTATTTTGCTTTACCTTCCTTTCCGGAATCCTTACCTTTATCACCGGAAGAGTCTGTAACTCCCAAAATCTCTGTGTTTTGGGGATTATTAGCACAACCTTCTGTAATGGTAACAGCCATCACCAGACATAAGAGAATGCCAATAAGCTTATGTTTCTTAACCATATAATAACCAAACCTTTCCCATATCCTGCAACTCTTTACCAAAGGCAGCGCCAGCCCCGTTATATGCCGCTCCTGTCTGCAGAGGCAGCAGTGCCGCAAATCAGAGCAAGGAGGTCGTTTATCTATATTTCCTATGAACTGCCGCGAGTATGTTTCGTATTTAGACAAGTATTTATACATTTTATTATATGACAAAATTCTTTTAATAAAAAGTGTAATAATTAAAGTTTTTTCCTCTAATAATATGACCTTTTTCACAAATAACAATGACCTTCCTCCACACAACGGCGGATACCCGGATCCATTGTGTGAAGGAAGGCCATCGGGACTTCTTCTGATCTTGCTTATTGTACTATGCCGCTATCTGCCGCTGAACTTTCAGTGAGAAATACCTTAGAAATCTCCGTTACTACCGGGTGCACTGCCTATCTGCTCTCTTAACCAGCCGGTTAAGGTATGCGTTTTGTCGCAGCCGTACTCCCAATACATCAACCCATGGAGACCCTTCTCCTTTAAATACTCCGCTTTTCTTTTCAGCGACTCTCTGTCATCATAGCTTATAAAGGTATCTCCGTTAAACAGATAAGGAGCTTTTGCTTCCTCATCCCAATAACGGACATATCCATTCCGGTCAATAAAATCTGCCAGCAGGCTGTAATAGGCAGGACCGTAGCCGCCGGTGGTTGCAGCCATCTGATGCAGACCATGCTCAATATCAGGTACACCCTTCCACAGCCTGGAGTAAAAGGCTGCACCGATTACCAGCTTTTCCTTTGGAACTCCTGCCTGGATAAAGCATTCCACGGCACGGTCCGTACTGGCAGGAAACAAATCTCTTTTATTAGAATACAGACTGGTATGATGACCTGTAAAATTCAGAAAACCTCCCTTTAAATCGTAGGTCATCAGTTGTACGTAATCCAGATACTGCTGTGCACTTTTCATATCCGTACAGGCAGTAAAGTATTCACCCCCGCCTGCCGCAATGGTCAGCAGGTAATCCTTTTCGGCTGCCCTGTCAAGTGCTATTCTGAACGCTTCCAGCAATAACGTAAAATTCATTCTGTCCAATTCGCTTCCATCAATACCAGCCACACGGTAACATGGGTATTCCCAGTCTATATCTATTCCGTCCAGATCATATTCTCTTATGAGCTCTACCGCGGAAGCAGCAAAGCGTATTCTGTTCTCACTGGTCATAGCAGCCTCAGAGAAGCCGGCAGCCCCCCAGCCTCCCAGGGATAATATAAGCTTTATATCCGGATTCCGGGATTTTATCCTTGACAATACCGCTTTGCATTCGGGATGATTCCACTCCGCTAACCCATGGTCTATATGCCCGAAAGCTATATTGATCACATCCAGACTCTTACTATCCTCTGCAGTCACCTCACTTAGATCACCGGTGCTGACATATCCGATTAACTTCCCCATTCTCTGTATTCTTTTCCTCCGTTTCTTTTATTAAGTTAAGGCATGTGCTTTGGTAAAGCCTATCAGTTCTTCCACCGTAGTAAAGGCCAGACCGGTTACCGTATCCGCACAGCCATAATATAGCGCTATTCGTCCGGTATCCTTATCAGTAAGAGCTGCACAGGGGAATACCACATTGGGAACATCACCCACCCGCTCATAATATTCCTCCGGTCCTAAAATATAATATTTCGAGCGGTATTTTACTTTCCAGGGTTCCTCAAGGTCTAAAATGGCAGTGCCTACACGGTACACAAAGCCATTGCAAGTATGTATGACTCCATGATAGATCAGAAGCCACCCCTCCTCTGTCTCGATGGGGATGGGGCCAGGGCCGATTTTTGTGCCCTGCCAGGCAGATTCGTCGCCTTTTACAGGAGACATAACATGTCTGTGGTGTCCCCAATATTCCAGGTCACTACTTTGGCTGTAGAAGATATCTCCAAATGGTGTATGCCCTGTGTCACTTGGTCTGCTGAGCATGGCATATTTGCCGTTGATTTTCCTGGGAAACAGTACACCGTTGCGGTTATAAGGCAGAAAAGCATTTTCCAGCTGGTAAAAGGTCTTAAAATCAAAAGTGTACCCGATGCCAATCGTTGGCCCATGATAGCCGTTGCACCAGGTTATATAATAACGGTCTTCCAAAAAGCAGACCCTGGGGTCATAACGGTATTCCCTTTTCAGGATTTCCTTATCCTCTCCCAGAAAAATAATCGGTTCTTCCTCAATCCTCCAATGGATACCATCTTCACTGAAGCCCGGATAGATATCCATGCTAACCGCTATGCTGTCACAACGGAATACTCCTGCAAATCCATCCTTAAAGGGGATTACCGCACTGTTAAAAATGCTGTTGGAAGTAGGTATTGCATCTCTATTTATGATAGGATTGCTGTCATAACGCCAGACCGGTTTGCTGTACCCCTCCGGCTTATCCTGCCACGGAATAACGGTAAGAATCTCCGCATGGCATTCTTTCATTTTATTATTTTCTTTCACTCTTTGTCCTCCTTACTGTTTTTGCTCCTCCAGTAGTCTCCGCATAAATTCCACACTGCCTACATGATAGCCCCCGCAGGCATACACACTGTTTCCTTCTCTGTCCGCCAGGATAAGAACCGGCAGTTTATCTTCATTTAGCTGTAACATCACCGCTGCTCTGTTACAGCTGTCTGAGCTGTCAAAATATATTTCAATACCTGATAATTTCGCAAGGACTTTTCCCAGGGTAATATTCTCCAATTCAAATCGCTCCCGCAGTACTATAAGCATTCTGCCTGTGCTGTTGTTCCACGTATCTGCCATATCCAGCAATTCGTTCAGGACATGCTCAGTGGGTTCTTCTCCTGTCCCCAAAAATGCAAGAATAGCTGGCTTTTGCCTCACCAGTTCGAACAGACTGCTTTTCTTTCCACTGCTGCTGTTAAAAAGAAAATTCTCCAGCTTAACACGGTTCTTTGGTATCTGCATTTCCGTCTTCCACTCTGCCATATCAATGACTTTACGTTCTCCCTCCACCAGCCGGAAAACCCTCTCACAGACTTTCTGATGCCCTTCCGGCATACGCCTGGCAGCTATGAGCCTATAGATTCCTTCCTCCAGGCTAAGCTTAAGTTCATTCTCCCAGAAGACCTTCCCCTCATAGACCAGGGTCTCAAACTGCATACCTTTGAGCTTACCGATGGTCCAATTCTGATAATAGCTCCATCTGCTGTCTTTCTTCTTTTTCAATACCAAGGTTGCAGTATTGGCTGATGCTACTTTCTCCGGTGAAACAAATACTCCATGACATAAATATTCCGGAGCTTGGGTTACCGGATTTAACCTGGCTGGAATATGAAGACTTCTGCAAATAGCTACAAACAAAATACTTTGTGACAAAGGGCTTCCCAGCCCAAGCCGCAGACTGCCGATGGGTGTAGCACATAGGGTTTCATATTCTTCTTCCGGAATATAGCCTATGCCTGCTTTAATGTATTTCCAGATAAGATCAGGCTCTTTTGCGAAAACTTCTTTCTCTTCCTTACTGAAATAATTACGGATAAAACTCTTATAAGGTGTAAGTTCCTCTTTGAAAATCCTGGGACACAGTACATATCTGTAATAATTTTCCCTGGAAAATCCATATTCTTCACTATACGGCTCCAGATGATCCTCCAGGATTTCAGCCTTCAGATCCTTAAAATCCTTTTCCGACAGATGAAGCAGCAGCTGTTTCCTGAGCTCTTTCTGGTCTCTGGTCAGAAAAGCTTTTAGTTCTTGTATATTTTCCCCCGCTCTGCAGATGGCTTCAAGATCCTCCGGGTAAAGAGTTTCCACCTCTTCATCATAGCAGGACAAGAGGTTTTTCTCCCTGATATCTCTGGCAGTTTTTATGCGTGCTGTATTTTTCTCTTTTTGTTCTTTGCTTTCATAAGCAGGATGCAGCGGATGTTCCGTCGGTGCACGATATTCTTCCCATTCCCATCTGTCACTCAACCAGTTATTACTCTGTGTATGTAATAGAAGTTCTTCTTTTACTCCCGGGCTAATGGTAAGCTTCCTCTCCCCGAAAACCTCCCCTATAAAAGCCCTGACTCTGATATCTCCAAGTCCGGCTTTTATCCGTATTTCTCCTTTACTGTCTGTTACAAGAACAGCGGCGGGATAATACTCCGCCATGTTAAGAATCTCCAGCGAAACCTGAGCACCTTCCACTGTCTTTCCATAGGCATCCTTTACAATCACCAATGCTTCCTCTGTCCTGGCATAATAAGAAGTATGGTTACAATAGGTCAGTACTCCTTCCTGTCCTAGTGTTTCTTCCAAAGAAGCCACCGGGAATTCGGAAAATCTGCGGCTGTGAATTAATAAAGCGCGATTGGCGGATTGCGTAAACCAGCCTCTGTTCAGTTCCTCCTCTGGTTCGCAGGCACCCAGAAAATACCAGTCTCCCTCTAAATAAACCTCCACCCAGGCATGGTTATCATCACAGTGGGCCCATCTTGGTGTATATACCTGCCTGGCAGGTATCCCCACGCTCCGGTAAGCCGTAACTGCAAAGGTAGATTCTTCTCCGCAGCGTCCCCTTTTACACCGGAACATGGTCATAGGTGAGACAGTTCGTTCATCCGTTGCTTCATAAGCAGCATTTTCCGCACACCAATAATTGATTTCAAGTATAGCAGCCTTCAGGTCCAAACCCTCGAGCCTATCCTTTAGCTGCTCATAGAAAAAATTTCTGCAGTCGCTGATGCTTTCGGAATTAATGCGGTAATAAAGCACATAGTGAATAAATATCTCTTCCGGCAGCTTACGGCACCATTCCCTCTCTCTGCGAAGCCAAAGGGCATGCTGTACAAAGCTTAAAAATACATCAAATCCATATTCTCCGGCATCACGCAAGGGCATAGTGCCGTAAAGAAAACGCATCAGCACGGCTTCCTCTTCTTTACAGCCTTTTAAGCCTTCCTCGATATCAGCCAAAAGACAGCCGTAATACTTTTTTCGTTTTTCATATTTATCGGAAGCGTATTTCTGCAGTTGTACCGTAAACATTTTTTTCCGCCTTCCTTTTATAGACTTATTTTAATCGTCTGCTGTTGCATTAATTTCATCAAACTTAACAAGTAACAAAACATTTGCAATTTTATTTCCATCAGCTTCCAAAAGCCGCATCCGGCTCCAGTTTATATACTCTGGCTACAGGAGCCTCTTTGCCCTTCTCCCAGGGTACCGATATCTGAAGACCTCCCGTTGTGTTCTCAAAAAGTATATTCTCACCGGTACCAACCATTGTCACCCGATTAACCTTTTCATTAAAAGGAAGAAATACCTTATCCGGAACATCGTCGTCTTCTGCGAACAGTTCCAGGGCGTATACCACCTCCTCTTTTCTGGTAAATGCAATATTATCCACCTTGTATGGCGCACAAATCCTGGTACCATAAATGGCCTCTCCGAAAAGCTTAAGCCATGCACCTATTCCTTTTAAAGAAGCAATCGCCCCCTTAGGAAGCCGCCCGTCGGGTTGTGGCCCCACGTTAATTGCCAGGTTGCCTCCCTTTGCAACAATGTCCGTCAACAGATGGATTACTTCCCTGGGGGTTTTATAGACATCTTCATAGGCAAAAGAAAAGGAAGTTCCCAAGGTAATACAGCTCTCCCAAGGTACATTAAGCGGTTCTTCCGGCACACATTGCTCTGGGGTAATATAATTTTCATAAGCACCACCAACCGTTCTGTCGGCACATAACATTCCCGGCTGCCAGGTCCTGATCTCCTCTATCGTCTCACCAAGGCGGATATCCTGGCCGTTTTCCTTGCATACCCAACCGGCATCAAACCACATGATATCCAATTTCCCATACCTGGTTGCCAGTTCCTTCACCTGATTCCGGGTAAATTCAGTAAATCTCTCCCATTCCTCAGGCTGTTTTGATGGTTCATAGGAGGGTCCCCTCCACATATATTCACCCCGCGGATAATTTTCAGCCCAGTAACTGTCTATATGCCAATCCGCTTTTGAAAAATATGCCGCTATACCAATTCCTTTCTTACGGAAGGCTTCAAACAGATGCCCGCATATATCTGCATATTTATGACTATGATATGGGCAGTCCGTTCCCGTAATCTTATAATCTGAATAACGGGTATCCCACATACAGAACCCATCATGGTGTTTGGTGGTAAATATCAGATAGCGTATACCTGCCTCCACTGCAATATCAGCCCATTTTTCCGGCTCAAACCGAAGCGGTGCAAAGGTTTTATTCAGATCAAAATACTGCTTCTTGAATTCTTCACCGCTTACTTCCCAATCAATTCCAGTTCTGGACCATTCCGCATCCGCATCAGAAAGTGCCCAGGATTCAACGATTCCAAGCTGGGAATACGGTCCCCAATGCATCATCAGTGCCAGTTTCTGATCCTGGAACCACTCCAGTTTCTGCCGAACTTTTTCATCCTCAGGCCAGACATATTCTTCTGCTGTACTGTAATTGTGGACACCTTTTTCTATTTTATCCTGCGCAGCTGCTTTTTCATTCTCCTGCTTCTCTGTCTCCTCTGACGTTGACCTCCGGCTGTCCGCTTCCAACTTTTCTGTAACGTCAAGGCAGGTAAGTGCAGCCTCTAATTTATTCTCCATCTGTGTCACCTGATCCCTTCTTACCCAAAGTTTCTTCAAAAAGAAAAGCATATCACCGGAGATACAGTAATATGCTTTTCACCGGTATCCTCTATTCTACCTCTGCCGTTTGTTATTCTGCTATTCCTTCAATTCCTCGCATTTTAACCCAATCCTCCAGGCCAAGGGCATTAAGACCGTCTGTATAGGCTTTCCATTGAGCATCATCATTTACATCCAGTTCTCCGGTAACGAAGAGAGCCTGCTGCTGATTGAAGTAATCTGTAAGGGCTGTACTGATATCAGAATATCTGTCGATATCGTCAAGAGCTATCCAGTTGGAGGGAATGACCTCTTTTGTCAGATTAGCCTCATAGGTATTTTCCATTGTCTTTTTCTCATCATAAAGAGGGCTGTCTTCAATGAACTTAAAGCCTGCAGGAAGATATTTTGGCAGAGCCTGTGGCCATAAGTTGCTCCAGCTGACCTTTTCCTGCTGATCTTCCGGAAGTGTTGAAGTATCAATTGCACGATAACCGTTACCTTCCTTCATTGTGACAACTCCTACAGGACCTCTGCTGCAGCCGATTCCATTTTCCAGTGCAAAGGCATTATCAAACCACCTGCAGATAATTTCAGGATTCTTTGCTTTATCAGTAATTACAGCCTGGGTTCTGAATACACTGAAACCGTTAGTATCCTTTAACCAGATACCTTCTTTGTCAGTATTAAGTACAGGGAGTACGTCAAATTCACTTTTCTCCGTTGTCTGAACAATACCTGAAAATTCATTGCTGCCATAAGCGATGGATACACCATAAAGATCTTTATTTCCTTTTCCTTCCCAGGTGGAAGAGTCCTGTGTAAAAAGTTCCATATCTATCAGGCCCTCTTTATAAAGGCCGTTGAACCAGCTCAGGAACTCTCTGTATTGTTTACTGATACCGCCGTAAACAACCTTATCCCCCTGTATAGCAACACCATATTTGTCCATGGGTAACCCAAACCAACCGGTCATGGCTTCTATATGTTTATTATTGGGATCTGCAGAAAAAGGAATCTCATCGCCGGCGTCACCATTTCCATTGGCATCTTTTTCTTTAAAAGCCCTTAGTACGTCTGCGAATTCCTCTGTAGAGGCAGGCATTTCCATTCCTATATTTTTCAGCCATCTGCTGTTGATATAAGGAGAATAGCTGACCGTTGTATCGCCGGTTACATAAGGTATGGTATAAATGTGTCCATCCGGTGCTGTCATTTTCTCTCTTACGCCCGGTAAATCCAGGATAGCAGAGATATTAGGACAATATTTCTCAAAATAATCTTCCAGAGGAATGAAAATACCCTGTTTTACTCCATAGGTCAGGATCATACTGTCATTTAAAGTCCAGCCTCCGATAACATCCGCATAATCACCGGAATTCAGATCCAGATTCAGTCGCTCTGTGGCAGTTTCATAAGGAAAAACCTTTAGTGTAACATCTACATTCGTCTGTTTCTTAAACTCATCTATCATGTAGAATTCTCCGGATTCACTGGAATCATCCACAAAAATCGAGAAACCATAGGTACCTTCATCTACCAGCGGAAGCCCTTCTTTGTTCATGAGTCCATTGATCTTGCCATTTTCATCCGTCGTATCCGCAGAAGCACCTGCCCCTGCTGCCTTGCTGTTGCTTTCTCCATTGTTTCCTTTGCCGCAACCCCAAAAAACTGTTGTGCACATTGCCATAGCCAATAAGAGTGCTATTGCTTTCCTTTTCATAATAATACCTCCTCTTTCTTTTTTTATTTGTACCGGCACATTAGGAAGCACCGGCAAATAACTTTCCCTCTCAAAAATACGTTTTAACCCCTTTGTTCCTTCATAACTGCCACAAGCGGTTTCAGCCACCTTAGCCCTTTACGGAACCAATCATCACTCCCTTAACAAAATGCTTCTGAATAAAGGGATACATTACCAGCACCGGAATACTGCTGATTATAATAAGGGAGTATTTCATAACGTCAATTAATTGCTGCTTCTCACGAAGAGCATCTCTTGCCGCCTGGGTGGTTGCTGTCTGGGACAGAGCTGTCTCATTCGTAATAAGGATATTCCGCAGCACCAGCTGCAACGGATAATAATCTTTGTCAGAGATATAAACCAATGCTGAAAAGTATGAATTCCAATGTCCCACACCATAATAGAGTACCAAAATGGCAATAATGGCTTTCGACAACGGAAGAGCAATCTTAAAGAAAAATTTCCCCTGGGAACACCCATCTATCTCAGCCGCTTCATACAATTCTTCTGAAATATTGGACTTAAAAAAGGTTCTGGCCACAATCATATTATAGACGCTAAGACATCCCGGAAGGATAAGCGCCCACATGGTATTAAGCAGGTGCAGGTTCTTGACCACTAAATATGTAGGTATCAGACCGCCGCCAAAGAACATGGTTATCATATAAAAAATGGTTATTGGTTTCTTTCCACCAAATGCATTTCTGGATAACGCATAAGCTGTCGGAAGGGTAACTGCCAGGTTGACTAAAACTCCGCAGACTGTATAAAAAACTGAGTTCAGGAAACCTCTCATTACGGCGCTGTTACGAAAGACCTCTTTATAACCCTTTAAGGTAAATCCGATGGGTTTCCACAGAACCTCACCGCTTGATACGGCACTGGGACTGCTGATGGATGAAATAACCACCCAGTACAGGGGGTAAGCCACAATCAATAAAATCAGCGACAGAACAAGAAATGTTACCGTATCAAATATGACATCCTCCCTGCATCGTTTTGTTTTCTTTTTCCTCTTATCCATTCTTTTTCCTCCTACCACAAACTGTTGCCTGAGAGCTTATCAGCCGCTTTGTTAACGGCTATAAGCATGACCAGGTTAATCAACGTATTAAACAGGCCGATGGCTGTTGAATAAGATATGTCATTGTTAATCAGACCCACCTTATAGACATAGGTGGAAATAATCTCAGATACCGTCAGGTTCAGATTATTCTGAAGCAGATAGGCTTTTTCAAAACCCACAGAAAGAATGCTTCCGCAGCTCATGATTAACAGGATGGTCGCTGTAGGCAGAATGGAGGGTAAATCTATGTATCGAATAAGCTGAAGTTTGGTAGCTCCATCACAGCGCCCGGCTTCATGCAGCTCCGGACTTATACCGGATAAGGCTGCAAAATAGATGACTGAACTCCATCCTGTACTCTGCCAGACTCCCGTCCAGACATATATGTGTCTCCAATATTCTTTCTTAGCCATAAAATTAAATGTATCAAGCCCCAGAAACTCCATTATGTGGTTGATTACCCCCACGGAAGGCGATAGAAACAGTATGATCATACCGCACATGACAACCGTTGAAATAAAGTTCGGTGCATAGGTAACTGTCTGAATTACTTTTCGGTATCTCTTATGCCGAAAGGAATTCAGCATCAGTGCCAGGATAATTGGAATCGGAAAGGATATGAGGAGCCCGTAGAGACTCAACACCAGGGTGTTTCGAATGGTTGAATCAAAATAAGGGGATTCAAAGAACCTCTTAAAATAATACAGCCCCACCCAGGGACTGCCCCATATCCCCTCTCTTCCGTTATACCGCCGGAACGCAAGCTGTATTCCGTACATGGGAATGTAGCTGAAGATAAAGGTCAA from Anaerocolumna sp. AGMB13020 encodes the following:
- a CDS encoding ABC transporter permease is translated as MISKREKKKGHTLRIFKRDLSLWMFCLPGIVLTFIFSYIPMYGIQLAFRRYNGREGIWGSPWVGLYYFKRFFESPYFDSTIRNTLVLSLYGLLISFPIPIILALMLNSFRHKRYRKVIQTVTYAPNFISTVVMCGMIILFLSPSVGVINHIMEFLGLDTFNFMAKKEYWRHIYVWTGVWQSTGWSSVIYFAALSGISPELHEAGRCDGATKLQLIRYIDLPSILPTATILLIMSCGSILSVGFEKAYLLQNNLNLTVSEIISTYVYKVGLINNDISYSTAIGLFNTLINLVMLIAVNKAADKLSGNSLW